CCCGGCGGATACGAACTGGAAATTCAGGGATTGCAGGCGATTTCCCTGGCCGAGGAGTATCCGATTACTCCCAAAGAGCACGGCACCGCCTTTCTCATGGATCACCGTCACCTCTGGGTGCGCAGCAAGAAACAACACGCCATTCTCCGCGTTCGACATACGGTCGTGAACGCCATCCACGAGTTCTTCGACAACCGCAAGTTCACGCTCTTCGATCCGCCGATCTTCACTCCCTCGGCTTGCGAAGGAACCTCCACGCTGTTCGAGACCGAGTACTTCGGCGAGAAAGCCTATCTCACGCAATCCGGCCAGCTCTATGCCGAAGCCGGAGCGATGGCCTTCGGAAAAGTCTACACCTTCGGCCCCACCTTCCGCGCCGAGAAATCCAAGACCCGCCGCCATCTCACCGAGTTCTGGATGATTGAGCCCGAAGTGGCGTTCCTTGATCTCGACGGCGACATGGAACTGGCCGAAGACATGATGCTGCATATTCTGGATCGGGTCCTGGAAAAACGCAAGGAAGAACTGAAAACTCTCGAACGGGACGTTTCATTCCTTGAGCGAATCACACGCCCGTTTCCGCGTATCTCCTATACCGAGGCGATTGATCTGCTTCACAAGAGCGGGCGCGAAATCGCCTGGGGAGATGATCTGGGAGGCGATGAAGAGACCGTCCTGTCCGAGCAGTTTGAGAAACCTCTCATGGTGCATCGTTTCCCCGCCGCCATCAAAGCGTTCTACATGAAACGCGATCCGGCCGACGAGCGAGTGATTCTCGGATTCGATCTGCTCGCTCCCGAGGGAAGAGGCGAAATCATCGGCGGCGGACAACGCGAAGACAACATCGAATTTCTCATGGAACGGATTCGCGAACACAATCTGCCGATGCAGGAGTTCCAGTGGTATCTCGATCTTCGCCGCTATGGCAGCGTACCGCACGCCGGATTCGGCCTCGGACTCGAACGCACGGTGGCGTGGATCTGCGGAATCCAGCACATTCGCGAAGCCATCCCGTTCCCCAGAATGATATCCCGCCTGAGGCCGTGAAACTGCGCGAGGTTTGAGGTGGAAGACTCCGTTTGTATTCACGTGTACGTGTCGGGCGTTGTGCAGGGCGTCTGCTATCGAGCGTTCGTCTGGGAGAATGCCCGGCGGCTCGGCGTGAACGGCTGGGTACGCAACCTGCCTGACAGCCGCGTCGAGGCCGAGCTCGAGGGCTCGCGTTCACAGGTGAATCAACTCCTGGATGAGATGCGAATCGGTCCAAGCATGGCCCAAGTTACGGGAGTAAATACCATCGAGCAGCCCTGTCAAGGCCGCTACAATGACTTCCGGGTTCGCTGACGTGATCGAAAACCCGAATCGCTGGCTTTCCACGCTCCGCGACATTGTAGAGGAGAAGTACGTCCTTCTGCCCGGTCACGATGACTTCGCCAAGTATGAGCAGGATGAAACCGAAGACCTCCGCTTCGCTCCCCAAGTTGTAGCACGACCGAAGGAGACGCGCGAGATTCAGGAAATCGTTCGCCTCGCTGAGACCGAGCGAATTCCTATCGTCCCGCGCGGCGGGGGAACGGGACTTTCCGGTGGAGCGCTGGCCACTCGCGGCGGAATCGTCCTCAGCCTCGAACGGATGAACCGCATCCTCGATATTGACGAAAAGAACTTCTTCGCCGTCGTCGAGCCTGGAGT
This window of the bacterium genome carries:
- the asnS gene encoding asparagine--tRNA ligase produces the protein MNRFSQAHSPKQVYIEDVGAHDGEVVVLKGWLYHKRSSGKIRFVVVRDGTGHMQCVASLADVGEHTLELIDSLTQESSLVVVGRVRAEQRAPGGYELEIQGLQAISLAEEYPITPKEHGTAFLMDHRHLWVRSKKQHAILRVRHTVVNAIHEFFDNRKFTLFDPPIFTPSACEGTSTLFETEYFGEKAYLTQSGQLYAEAGAMAFGKVYTFGPTFRAEKSKTRRHLTEFWMIEPEVAFLDLDGDMELAEDMMLHILDRVLEKRKEELKTLERDVSFLERITRPFPRISYTEAIDLLHKSGREIAWGDDLGGDEETVLSEQFEKPLMVHRFPAAIKAFYMKRDPADERVILGFDLLAPEGRGEIIGGGQREDNIEFLMERIREHNLPMQEFQWYLDLRRYGSVPHAGFGLGLERTVAWICGIQHIREAIPFPRMISRLRP
- a CDS encoding acylphosphatase, whose amino-acid sequence is MEDSVCIHVYVSGVVQGVCYRAFVWENARRLGVNGWVRNLPDSRVEAELEGSRSQVNQLLDEMRIGPSMAQVTGVNTIEQPCQGRYNDFRVR